AACGGAAATCATTATTAATTTTCTCGCCTTGCTCGAATTGATCAAGCGTCGCAGCGTTTTTGTTTCGCAAAATGAAATTTTCGGCAATATTCAAGTAAAAAAAATATAAGCGTTGTCACGGGGCGTGACAACGCTTGAAATTCCGTCGCTCGGTCGCCATGAAAATAAATTTTCGCAGCGACCTCGCTAGAAATTATAAAAATATGGATAAATCTCAAGTGGAAAGTTTGTTGTTAGTTTCTCCGCGGCCGCTCGGCGTGTCCGATTTGATTAAGTTCTTTAAAAAGTCAGGCCAAAAGACTTCAAAAGAAGAAATCAAAAAAGCGCTTGATGAATTGGTGCTCAAGCATAACGCGCCGAATAGCGGCATCAATATCGTTTATTCAAATGATAGCTATCAAATGGTCTCCAATCCGGCCAATAAGGAATTGGCCGAGCAATTGATCAAACAGGAAAGATCGGGAGAATTGACGCAGCCGTCAATCGAGACCTTGACGATCATCGCTTATCGCGGCCCGATCAGCAAGGCCGAGATAGAGAAAATCAGAGGCGTGAATTGCAGTTTGATTTTGCGCAATTTAATGATCAGAGGTTTGGCGGATTTCGAGATCGATAAAAACAACGGGCAGGAATTATACAGCGTCACCGTCGAATTTTTGCAATATCTGGGCCTGAATACGGTCGAGGATTTGCCCGATTACTCGCGTTTGCATCAATTGGAGAGTCTGGTTGATTTTTTGGCGAATAAAGAAGAAAGTTTAACCAAATAAAAAGACCGCTATGATCGAATTTGTGGTTTCGGCGATTTTAATGATCAATCCGATATTTTCGAGCATTGATAGAGTTGCGGTAGATGATTTTTACAATGATCTGCGTTTGCCGCGTAAAATAGAAAATGATAACAGAGGAGTATTGCCGACATCTCAAAATTTTATTTTAAAAGATATTGATACCGGAAAATTTTTGTACGGTAAAAACAAAGACCAGCAGACTCCGATCGCCAGTCTCACTAAATTGATGACGGCGTTGGTTTTTTTGCGGGAAAACCCCGAAGTGAATTGGGAAGCGGAAGTGACCATGCAGCAAAGCGATGAGATTCCCGGCGCTTATCCGCACATTTATCGCGGTGAAACGGTTTCGCTCAGAGACGTTTTCAATACGATGCTGGTGTCTTCCGATAATCATTGCGCCAAGGCGCTGGCGCGAGTCTCCGGCCTGTCCGAGACTGAATTTGTCGAAAAGATGAATGTTTTCGCTGGGGAAAACAATATGCCAAACACTGAATTTCATGACGTGATCGGTTTATCAAAAAATAATGTTTCGACGGCCGCGGAAGTGGCGAGACTATTCGAGCTCGCTCTGAAGAATGAAGATATCTCGGCAGGGCTGTCTTTGCCGGCGTACAATTTTAAAATAAAAAATTCCAAGAAAGTCAGAAATGTTTATTCGACCGACGCGCTTTTTGATAGTTTTTTGAACTCGGAAAAATACGGCTATAAAATAATAGGAGGCAAGACGGGATATTTGCCCGAGGCCGGGGGTTGTCTGGCTATTTTGGTGGAAAAAGACAATCATCGGTTGCTCTCGGTTGTTCTGGGCAGTAATTCTTCGCAAGCCAGATTTCAGGACACGAAAGCTTTGATTGATTGGGGATTTTTAAATTACAGTTGGGATAATTTATGATTCAAACCATAATTGATTATTTCAGTAATGTCGAGCCTCGCTGGGCCACTTTTTGGCTATCCATGATTCCTTTTACGGAGCTTCGAGCCGCGTTGCCGATAGCTTTGTTGGGGTATAAATTGCCGGTCTGGGAGGCGATCGTTTTTTCAATCGCGGGCAACATGATTCCCGCGGTTATAATTTTATTTAGTTTGGACTGGCTGAGCGATTTTTTGGCGGCCAGAATAAATTGGTACAAAAAATTTCAGACTTGGCTTTTTGAGCGGACGGCCAGAAAGTTTGAGGGCAAATACAGAAAATATGGCCGCGTCGCCTTGCTGATTTTTGTCGGAATTCCTTTGCCTCTGACCGGCGCCTGGACGGGCGCAATCGCGGCTTTTATTTTCGGGTTTAAGAAAAAATGGGCGCTGCTGTTTATTTTTCTCGGTTTGATTATGTCGGCGATTATTGTTACACTGCTTAGTCTGGGCGTGATTTCGGTCATGTAAGCACATACACAGAACACATAACCTGAAGCACGTAAAAACGGAGCTTGTAGGTTGTTAGGTTATTAGGCAAACCAATAAGACACTAAGAACCTACTTGACTAACAACCCAAAAAGCCAATAAGTTACAAACTCATTACCATTTTACGATCGCTAATTGCCAATTCACACCCATATGCGCATAGGCATTGACTGCCGCAAAATATTCGATCCGAT
The genomic region above belongs to Candidatus Bipolaricaulota bacterium and contains:
- the scpB gene encoding SMC-Scp complex subunit ScpB; its protein translation is MDKSQVESLLLVSPRPLGVSDLIKFFKKSGQKTSKEEIKKALDELVLKHNAPNSGINIVYSNDSYQMVSNPANKELAEQLIKQERSGELTQPSIETLTIIAYRGPISKAEIEKIRGVNCSLILRNLMIRGLADFEIDKNNGQELYSVTVEFLQYLGLNTVEDLPDYSRLHQLESLVDFLANKEESLTK
- a CDS encoding serine hydrolase, whose amino-acid sequence is MIEFVVSAILMINPIFSSIDRVAVDDFYNDLRLPRKIENDNRGVLPTSQNFILKDIDTGKFLYGKNKDQQTPIASLTKLMTALVFLRENPEVNWEAEVTMQQSDEIPGAYPHIYRGETVSLRDVFNTMLVSSDNHCAKALARVSGLSETEFVEKMNVFAGENNMPNTEFHDVIGLSKNNVSTAAEVARLFELALKNEDISAGLSLPAYNFKIKNSKKVRNVYSTDALFDSFLNSEKYGYKIIGGKTGYLPEAGGCLAILVEKDNHRLLSVVLGSNSSQARFQDTKALIDWGFLNYSWDNL
- a CDS encoding small multi-drug export protein, producing MIQTIIDYFSNVEPRWATFWLSMIPFTELRAALPIALLGYKLPVWEAIVFSIAGNMIPAVIILFSLDWLSDFLAARINWYKKFQTWLFERTARKFEGKYRKYGRVALLIFVGIPLPLTGAWTGAIAAFIFGFKKKWALLFIFLGLIMSAIIVTLLSLGVISVM